aagagttcacagaacaccctctacactaaatcctcaaaagacaagtctcaggaatgtaattgccaaactcCAAAGCTTCTAAGCAGAAGAataaaatcttacaagaagccagaaaaaaagacaatttagatataaaggaacaacAATCAGTGAGGATCTAGccatttccactctgaatgactgtaaggcatggaacatgatattcagaaaggcaagggagctgagtcttcaaccaagaataagctatccatcaaaactgactatatacttccaggggaaaatatgggcattcaacaaaatacaagaattccaagtatttataaagaaaagaccagagctctgttgAAAGtctgacatccaaacacaaagagcaagagaaatttgaaaaggtaaatatgaaggaaagggaaaaggagaaaaatattacctttttcttttatccaaactctcttctataaggactacatttatatcaaatttatatatactaagatgtggggaaaatgtaatgtgtaactctcaaaaattgtatgcatcattagagtagttagaagaatcacgcatagggaaagattggggcatcaagatgatatggagaaaggggggatagaaagaaaaagggagggggggtattggtgatggtactaagatatacttcaagaaatagaaaaaaactaaatagaataatctttgtcacacaaagatacacattggaAGTAGAGGGGAAGAAtgctataagaaggagaggaagagaatgcaaATTGGTatttcttaaaccttactctcagtgaaatcaactctgagagggaagaacatctagatccctcttgaattctattttatccaacagggtaagagagaaggggaaataaaggagaggaaagggggagggagtaaaaaaatggagggaaggagagggagaaggggaagggaacaaaaagggaggggctacaaAAAGgagtatatcaagggaggggattagggggactgatctaaagtaaatcactggtttaaaaggttatagctaaagaagaaaggtcagaattaggggaggatatcaaaatgccagcgaatccacaagtgacaatcataactttaaacgtgaatgggatgaactcacccataaaacatagacgaatagcagaatgtatTAAAATCCCAAACCCTATcacatgttgtcttcaagaaacacacatgaggcggataGATACTCACAATGTCAGAATTAACAGAAgaagtaagaccttttgggcctcaactgatagaaagaaggcaggagttgcaatcatgatatgtgacaaagccaaagcaaaaatagacctggttaaaaaggatagggaaggtaaatatattctgttaaaaggaagtatagacaacgaggaaatatcactaatcaacatgtatgcaccaaatggtatagcaccgaaatttctaatggagaaactaggagaattgaaggaggaaatagagagtaaaaccatattagtgggagacttgaaccaaccactatcaaatttagataaatcaaattaaaaaaaaagaggtaaaagatttgaattaaatcatagaaaaattagagttaatagatatacggagaaaaataaatagggacaaaaaggaatacaccttcttgtcagcaccacatggcatattcacaaagattgaccatacactaagtcacagaaacatggcatccaaatgcagaaaaacagaaataataaatgcagccttttcagatcatacggcaataaaaataatgatgagtaagggtacatggagagccaaatcaaaaattaattggaaattaaataatatgatactccaaaatcggttagttacagaacaaatcatagaaacaataatttcattgaggaaaatgacaatggtgagacatcctttcaaaccctatgggatgcagccaaattagtactcagaggaaaattcatatccatgagtgcatatattaacaacttagggagggcagagatcaatgaattggaaatgaaaataaaaaaacttgaaagcaaacaaattaaaaccccccagaagaaaaccaaactagagatcctaaaaattaagggagaaattaataaaatcttaagtgatagaactattgaagtaataaataagactagaagctggtactttgaaaaaacaaacaaaatagacaaagtactggtcagtctaattaataaaaagaaagaagaaaagcaaattaacagcatcaaagatgaaaagggggacctcacctccaatgaagaggaaattaaggcaatcattaaaaactactttgcccaattatatggcaataaatattccaacctaggtgatatggatgaatatttacaaaaatataaattgcctagattaacggaaaaagaaatagaattcttaaataatcccatatcagaaaaagaaatccaacaggccatcaaagagctccctaagaaaaaatccccagggcctgatggattcacaagtgaattgtatcaaacattcaaagaacagctaatctcaatactatacaaactctttgacataataagcaaagagggagttctaccaaattccttttatgacacaaacatggtactaattccaaagccaggcaggccaaaaacggagaaagaaaactatagaccaatctccctaatgaatatagatgcaaaaatcttaaataggataccagcaaaaagactccagtaagtgatcagaagcactatgatcaagtaggatttataccaggaatgcagggctggttcaatattaggaaaaccatctacataattgaccatatcaacaagcaaaccaacaaaaatcacatgattatctcaatatatacagaaaaagtctttgataaaatataaaacccattcctattaaaaacacttgaaagcataggaatacaagggttgttcctaaaaataataaacagtatatatctaaaaccatcagctaacatcatctgcaatgggaataaactagatgcattcccaaaagatcaggagtgaaacaaggatgtccattatcacctctactatttgacattgtactataaacactagcagtagcaattagagaagaaaaagaaattgaaggcattaaaataggcaaggagtagaccaagttatttttctttgcggatgatatgatagtctacttaaagaatcctagagaatcaaccaaaaagctagtgaaataatcaaaaactttagcaaagttgcaggatacaaattaaacccgcataagtcatcggcatttgtatataattccaacacatctcagcagcaagaataataaagagaaatcccattcaaaatcaccttagacaaaataaaatacttaggaatctatctcccgagacaaacacagaaagtatatgaacacaactacaaaacactgtccacacaactaaaactagacttgagcaattggaaaaaacattaactgctcatggataggacgatccaatataataaaaatgaccatcctacccaaacttatttatctatttagtgctatgccCAATGAACTTCCATtgaactttttactgaattagaaaaaaccataacaaagttcatttggaagaacaaaagatcaaggatatgcagggaaataatgaaaaaaaaatacaaaggaagggggccttgcagtcccaaatctcagactatactataaagcaatggtcatcaaaacaatttggtactggctaagagacagaaaggagggtcagtggaatagacttggggtaagtgacctcagcaagacagtatatgacaaacccaaagatgccagcttctgggacaaaaacccactatttgacaaaaactgctgggaaaactggaagacagtgtggaagagagtaggtttggatcaacacctcacaccctacaccaagataaactcagaatgggtgaatgacatgaacataaagaaggaaactataagtaaattaggtgaacacagaatagtatacaggttagatctttgagaaaggaaagattttaaaaccaagcaagagctagaaaaaaaccacaaaatgtaaaatcaacaattttgattacatcaaattaaaaaggttttctacaaacaaaaccaatgcaaccaaaatcagaagggtagcaacaaattgggaaacaattttcataacaaaaacttctgaaaaaagtctaattattcaaatttataaagagctaaatcaattgtacaaaaaaatcaagccattctccaatgataaatgggcaagggacatgaacaggcagttttcagccaaagaaatcaaaactatcaataagcacatgaaaaagtgttctaaatctcttataatcagagaggcaaatcaaaacaactctgaggtatcacctcacacctagcagatcagCCAAcacaacagcaaaggaaagcaatgaaggctggaggggatgtggcaaagttggaacattgattcattgctggtggagttgtgaattgatccaaccattctggagggcaatttggaactatgcccaaagactgtctgccctttgatccagccatagcactcctgggtttgtaccccaaagagataataaggaatacaagaatattcatagctgcgctctttgtggaggccaaatattggaaaatgaggggatgcccttcaattggggaatggctggacaaattttCGTATGAATACTACTGTACTAAAACTCataaatggaagaattccatggagactggaacaacctccaggaagtgatgcagagcaagaggagcagaaccaggagaacattgtacacagagactgatacaccgtggtacaatcgaacataatggacttctccattagtgtaaatgcaatgtccctgaacaatctgcagagatcaaggagaaaaaacactatccataagcagaggacaaattgagggagtaaaaacactgaggaaaagcaactcctgtattacagtggttgaggggacatgactgaggagagacgctaaatgaacaccctaatgcaaataccaacaatatggaaatgggttcgaatcaaggacacatgtgatactgtaaacctcaaatttccttagacttataaatgttggaaatttcaccattgggatatttcatacttggaaaatttcttactgatagtctattggaatgggaaccccattggcatgggaggttccttctcttcccttcttaagattactttaggacagaaaccttttgctgaacaatggaaaggactttgacctatgcttaagcatagaacaggaatttctttgagtcatgattgattttagaattgatacaatggagatacttggaataaatctccaccctattcagtcctaacaggattgagtaagggctgcagcctagatcaaaatttaattattccaatctctaccctactcaggttaacaggatttagaaagggctgtagcaaaggagcaaagatttaatcatttgaaaatatgaccttcaacagacatgtgcaaaagccagaaacctctgggcggtcctgggttaagctagagcctccattggcacagggaaattgatgaacagtgattggtagatgggagaactgaggggaggaacttggatggtttccttaaagatagggggcaGAAGACTCCAGAGGATCGGAGTAGTTGGTTGGAGTGGTTCGTGtggactctgagaagcttgctctgaaggaagctgaaggtgggggtctctgagactgtttctccattttggtcacgtgagtaatagggactgatctcctttctttgccccagctatctaagggcttgggccttttggcccagcctaaacagaaggggtatttaagccctatttccttctctcccttttctctctctctatctctaattacttcctcctattgtaattaaactccataaaagattgacggctgacttaagttttcatttaggaattacatagctgattccttggcgaccttaaattaatatatatcagtcttttaaagtgattcccttgtaacaatacccagtggaatcacacgtcagctatgggTGGGATGGCgggagggggtaggaaaagaaaatgatctttttttccaaggaataatgtatgaaaatgaacaaacaaaataatgtttaaaagtaaaaaaaaaatttatgggactttacttaatgattctgtctgattccacgacaagatacacacaaaagagccattgcatagggccaaagataaaccaatccagaacggattgatgcacttccaagctaatacaaaggtcttgaacctagtatgAAGACTCAGGGTTGTGAtatttaacatttgttaagacataggccttccttgtgtccacactcactctgaaaatacagacaagtatccccaaacttggctcctacttggctcctataatctggtcccttttctgtctttcatagtgtggcaaactttcgggagtcctggctactgactgggtaaatgcatcattgattagattattttaattgggccctgattcaaggacctgttatagatttatttctcctttacttagaatttttacacataagactttgatagtctatattttcatccagaaattttcttatttggatttttctgatgtctttttaatttctattaccaattgattcatatacctcatacctcagccatgcatccctaagtgatcctttttttttcaatcaatcaatttttcaatcaaaaaaagatgttttttcaATCATCCCtttaatggggaaatgtaaaaaataatattattttaaattgcaaagtttaaattccttctaagaataattttaggtaaagaaatatGCCACCTCTATGAATCCAGAAtctgaactgtttgaagaagacaccatgaagaagcctccagaacacaagctgcacaagaagatcaagaatgaactttgggtgtggttgattgagcatttatttgtatctatactttcatgccaaaggggactgccccctaactggctttttgtcaatgagtctagcaattattgacattgttctttttttttctcttctcctcaaattattgtaatctttatgttgattatgttttcatgatcctttgggaaaaatcTTTTTCCCAAACGATCATacgaggaaatgtaaaaatggagatttgaacccccggactttaatccccagaagtccttgctctagttcccaagatgccctctaatctcactcaGATCTCACTGGGgaaagatcaaaatttctatttaaactggctgtaaagcctacttggtatctcttcctacttccacttctgagcacatgcatctctctacctagcaggcaagatgtgaatggttgtgaatgggctctctgggcctagacacgtgctttcttatttgtatttttttaattcttaatctttaataaacctcttaaaaatcATACTTCTagcaaagaaactaattttaacaaCTACAGGGGAAAGTATATGGTGATTAACAACTGTTTGCAATCAcattagagaagaaaactaatggtcagttgttttgttttacatcttcacagaacaaataaaaaagtttCAACTTCATCAAAAGATAGATATTAAATGAAAAGTCAAACTTTCTGACTGCAAGGTTAATTAAAAACTGGAATAAATTACTAACATCATTTACAGAagctttattctttaaaattatcaaaAGCTAGATAGAATAAGTATCTCAAATCTATAATAGTTGAATGATTACTAGTAATTCCTTGAGCTATATTATTCAGTCCTatgtgcaaataaatatataactgaTTTAATAAGTCTTTGTGAAAAGAAACAGAGATTTAGAAAATAGCAATGCAAATAGGTAAGTGTACAGtcttaaaacaaaaatgaaatttagatgAGATCACAGCAATAAATAATCTTGTGTTAAATAGTTTGGAATGATGGAGTTGAGCTCAAGTAGAAATGGATCCCTAAAGAAAACCACAAACTAATATTATCTACattgtattgcatttttatttattttgttaaacattttccaattacattttaatcaagTTCAAGAGTACTGCAAGGTTTTACAGATGGGGGTTTTAAAGCTCTAATTTAGAACTTCAATTTATTTAGGGCACTTTGACATAAGTCCTCAAGATTCtcttccaaataaaataaaacgaaaaatatttattgaacatgtaGCTATGTGATAGGAATGGtggtaaataaaaagtaattgtaATTCAAATAAAGTTACTGTTTTATATAACTTGAGTTTTCTAGATGGGTGGTACTTATTTCCTTAATGCTCCACACATTtgtaaacaaaccaaaaaaaataaaaataaaacattttaaaccaatttaactgtttttttaaagtactactGAATTAAAAAGcttgatttttctttgaatttttatgcaaaagaacacaaaagtaaaaatgttttttccaaatattcttttttttgaaaaccaaagaaataaaataaaatgattaatacaCTTACCTGATCTCTCAAATAAGGTATCTTAGTATAATTCATAATCTTTTCTTGATAACTAAGGGTCACTATTATCATAATGTGTTACAATACAATGACAGTCTTAGCAATTGCTGAGAAGTATAAGCCCAAATTTCTTAATCGTTTTTGTCTCCTTCATATTGTCAGGTGTTTTCTCAAAAAGAGATGTTTTTAATTTTCTACTTCTATTCTGCTGTGAAACCAGACTATTAAAACAGgaaacttttaataaatgcttattgatggatcATAAAAGCTAtcgaaagagaagagaaaataagttCTGCATGAGtttttctcctctaaatttttGTGCTGACTTTTGAGAATTATGTGTTATCTATTTTGGTCACTTAGTAACTGTTTTGCCTAACTTCCTGATTTTCAGCTATGGTACAGGTAGATAAAATTGCTGGATAAATGATATTTGGATAAGTATAATATTCCTTTCAATGATTCTATAATAAGGTTTTGGAACCATATTGAAATCATTCAAATATCTTACCAATAAttctaaaatatgaaaaatttgaaataatcacTGACTTTATTTACTTCTgctatttctctcctttcttcactGGCAAAACGGAGTTGACCAGAAGCACCACGGTCATCATTCTTTGAGCCATCTTCTTCCACATAAGGAATGAGTTGCTAGAAAGACAGGGGGAAAAAGTTAAAAGTgtataaattacaaataaaactCAAAGTTTAGAATAATCTTTATATTTTGCatgtaaaataatgtttatttataaCAGCACATGAGTAAATTCGAATTCAGTGATGGTTCAAAGAAATTACATTTACATGAGCTTAAAAACatggaagtttttaaaaaatttatcattttaataataataaggatCATAAAAGTTGGGCTAGATGAAACCTGGGGAGGTCTTctaatccaattccttcattttataaatgcgGAAAATAAAGCCTATAGAAGAAGtcaggtgatttgcccaaagccacaGAGGTAGAAAGTAGCAGAAATAGAATTGGAATCCAAGCTTTGACTTCAaagtccaacattctttccaccaAAACTCAAACACTGATGTTTGTCAAACACTGAAAGAGACAGCTTGGGCTCAGTGGAGCCATGTAATCAAAAAGTTTCAAGATTATTCAAGgaatactttaaatttaaaatttcaataaatttcAGAACAGAATAAATCTGATTATAAACTTAAAACTTCCATTATAGTGTTTATAAATCTCCATTTAGATGCAATCAATTTAGTCAATAGGTCACATCTAGTAGATACCAGGTACTGAGGGAGAAAATCAAAGCATTTAGAAATTTATTTCCTTACCTTTGGAAACAAAGGTTTCAACTGATGGAAAAGCTACTAAAGAGAAGCATCACATACTTGAGGTAATTGAAATACACCTCTTTTACTCAACTGTGTTACATATTTAAGCAACTATTTTGAAATGTAAGAAATATAAATACCAACCCAAACCTCAAATCTGAATTAGTATCATTAATACAAATATTGAGAATAACTAAAATTTGTCTAgcactttgaaaatttaaaaaaaaaaacttttgtggaaggtaaacattttatatttctaaatattagtAATTCTATTAATCAAGAGTTAGGACTGTGGataaagaagtaataaaaatcaCTATCTACATACAGGTTTACGCTAAAATTAGATTTGGTTCCGATTCAAAATTCATAATATTTCATCTATTTTAAcattcaaaatagaaataattacttgttatttttaaattcacatattCCATAACTGACAAAcatatgtttttgtcttttttggatAAAGATTAACACTAGCATAATTCAATAGCTaaaactgtattaaaaaaatagaaaaaaattattatctacTCCTTATTGCCTCCTTAGTCATAGAAAAAGTCTTTCTTATTATTGCCTCTAAAACTTACCTCTATTGGAATAGGATCTAGTCCTGCACAGTTTTCATTGCATTTATCATAAACTAATCTTAGTTTCCGGAAGAGGATGGAAAGTTGACGGAGATGATCTTGAAGTTTACCTAACCTGTCCTGGTATGTTCCAGTGTGATAAGTGACGCCATTTGGTAGCTGattagacaaaaacaaaaacaacaccaTAAACATTGAATACACCGAAAACACAAGATTTTCCTTCAAAAGGGCATTAAATATAACCACTTTGACAATCATCACAAGGATGAGAGGGCATTACCATCTGTATTTTTGTGGAAGAAGTAGCCATTCTAAAGAAATTATGGTTCTATGAAAATTTAAAAGTCAACTTACTCCTACAAATATCCTAGGGAGATTTTCATTAGATCTtctgcctggcacaaagtagttAGCAGCatatttttaattcagtaaattaGCTTTAGAAGCAACTCACtaattgctgttcagtcattttgagtTGTGTGAGATTCTTCATaatccaatttggggttttcttgacaaagataatagaatgctttgccattccctattctagctcattttacagataaggaaactaatgcAAACAGGATTacgtgacttactcagggtcacacagctagtatctctggctagttttgaactcaggaagattcatcttcctgactccaggtccagcactctatccaatatgTCACCTACCTGCTCCAAATTCATTTATTGCATGTACTTTTATTCTTAATGCTTTTATTTAATTCTGgataaattctaaaataaatatggCTGTTGATTTCAAGGAACTTAAGCCTAGTAAGAGATGttgttataaaacattttcataatgtGAACTCTACAAACAGTGAATTTTGATATAACCTGTCATGAAGTACAACTTTGCAATAAAAATTTTGGgaatacaacacacacacacacacacacacacacacacacacacacacacacacacacacacacacacaattttttttttaattgaatctcaTTACCTCACACAGGCTGGAAGTACAGTGCTCACTCATGCGCTGGATCCCACTTCTAATAAGCATGGAAGCTTTGATCATCTTCATTTCTGACTTGTACTTGTTTGCCTTCTACAGGC
This sequence is a window from Monodelphis domestica isolate mMonDom1 chromosome 3, mMonDom1.pri, whole genome shotgun sequence. Protein-coding genes within it:
- the MED30 gene encoding mediator of RNA polymerase II transcription subunit 30, whose amino-acid sequence is MSTPPLAAAGMPPGAFTGPQAQAAREVNTASLCRIGQETVQDIVYRTMEIFQLLRNMQLPNGVTYHTGTYQDRLGKLQDHLRQLSILFRKLRLVYDKCNENCAGLDPIPIEQLIPYVEEDGSKNDDRGASGQLRFASEERREIAEVNKKLKQKNQQLKQIMDQLRNLIWDINAMLAMRN